Proteins from a genomic interval of Corythoichthys intestinalis isolate RoL2023-P3 chromosome 3, ASM3026506v1, whole genome shotgun sequence:
- the LOC130913501 gene encoding LIM domain transcription factor LMO4.1-like, giving the protein MVNSQASGVTPAPRSCAGCGGKIADRFLLFSMERYWHNRCLKCSCCQAQLGDIGTTCYSKGGMILCRSDYIRLFGHSGACSACGQSIPANEMVMRAQGNVYHLKCFSCATCRNRLMPGDRFHYLNGTIFCEHDRPGAALLSSHLPQLQSNSVLTDQKVC; this is encoded by the exons ATGGTGAACAGCCAAGCGTCAGGAGTAACTCCGGCCCCCAGGTCATGTGCAGGATGTGGGGGGAAGATCGCTGACCGTTTCCTGCTCTTCTCCATGGAACGCTACTGGCACAATCGCTGCCTCAAGTGCTCCTGCTGCCAAGCCCAGCTGGGCGACATTGGCACCACCTGCTACAGCAAAGGAGGCATGATTCTGTGTCGCAGCGATTACATTAG GCTGTTTGGGCACAGCGGGGCATGCAGTGCCTGTGGCCAGTCAATCCCAGCCAATGAGATGGTGATGAGGGCACAGGGAAATGTTTACCACCTCAAG TGTTTCAGCTGTGCCACGTGCAGGAATAGACTGATGCCTGGAGATCGCTTTCATTATCTGAATGGCACAATTTTCTGCGAGCATGACAGACCTGGTGCCGCCCTGCTCAGCAGCCACCTGCCACAGCTTCAAAGTAACTCAGTGCTGACTGATCAGAAG gTGTGCTGA